The DNA window AGGAACGCGGACAGGCCTTCCACGGGCTCGACGGAACCCAGGTTGAGCGAAAAGAACTCCTTCGCATGCTCCCAGGTTGGCCGCCACACGAGGTCCCGCCACCAGTTCATGTGGACCTTGAAGTAGTGCAGGCTCGTGGGCGACAGGTCGAGCATGTTATCGATCATCCCGCGGACCCGGGAGTCCAGTGCCGAGAGCGGAACGACGTCGTTGACGATGCCCCACTCGAGGGCCTTCTTCGCGTCGATCTCCTGGCTCAGCATCACGAGCTCCGCGGTCCGCTTGAGCCCCATGTGGAGCGGCAGCCATTGGGACAGACCGCCGATGGACGTCATCCCGACGCGGGGACCCGGGGAGAGGAATCGCGCGTGGTCCGCGGCGACCGCCAGATCCGCGGCGGCCACGAACTCGAGACCGCCGCCGGCCACCACGCCGTTGATTCGGCAGAG is part of the Thermoplasmata archaeon genome and encodes:
- a CDS encoding enoyl-CoA hydratase/isomerase family protein, with protein sequence MAKGGARESGDPAPYGEIRYKTGWHDHTALVTIDRPKQHNSYTLATLKELISAFDAAMWDDDVQFIVLTGSGDKAFSTGGNADEYAHEYGKKPSDWWKWGEVYGRFLDSILHCGKPVLCRINGVVAGGGLEFVAAADLAVAADHARFLSPGPRVGMTSIGGLSQWLPLHMGLKRTAELVMLSQEIDAKKALEWGIVNDVVPLSALDSRVRGMIDNMLDLSPTSLHYFKVHMNWWRDLVWRPTWEHAKEFFSLNLGSVEPVEGLSAFL